The stretch of DNA TGTGCTGGTGTAGGGGTCGATGGGATACACGAACGGGTTCATGTCCTGGTAGCTGGGCCGGTTAATCCGCCGACCGTAATTGACTGAAAACAAACTGCTTTGCGTAGCCTGATACTGCACAAAAGCTGTAGGAAACAGATTTAGGTAACCCGTGTCGGGCCGGGCGATGCGCTGGTTCAGCAGATCGGTGGAGCGACCCCGCACGTCGGAATGCTCGGCCCGCAGCCCAGCCTGCATGGCCCATTTGCCCGCCGAACGGTTCAGTGAGGCATAGGCCGCGCTGACGACCTCGCGGTAGGTGAATCGGTTGGTGCGGCTCAGGTCAGGCTGTTCGGGCAAGCCGCTGAATGCCAGCAGATTATTGTCGGTTGCTACGTCGGTGTGCTTTAGCCCGGCTTCCAGCTTCAGCCGCCGTGCTTTCCATTCTTTCACGCCATCGGCTTTCAGCGTTACGATACCGATGGTGGTGCTGGCATCGAAGCGATTCCGCAGCCCGAACAGCGGTTGCCCGTCTGTTCCGAAATAATTGCTCGTGATGGTGTTGGGGGCGGTGTTGCTGAAACGGGTAACGTCGGCATCGAGGTTGATCTCAAGTCCCAGCGTATCGGCATAGCGGTAGTTCAGAGCCGCGTTGACGCGGTTGTTCCACGACGGATTCTCGACGCGGTTTACCAGACTCGTGTCTACCACCTGCTGTTGATTGAGGATGTTGGTCGTGGTGTAGGTGCCGAAGCGGTTCGCGCTGCTATTGCCCGACACGACGAGACCGAGCGTTTGGCGTGCGTCGATGAAATAATCGGCTCCGGCTTTGTACACAACGGCCCGTGTACCGTCGGAATCGTAGCCGCGCTGCAAAAATTGCGAGCCAGCCGCCAGCCGATCCAGCAATACATTCGTAATCTGGAAGTTATCGGTCCCCGACAGATTGCCGAACAGGTTGACGCGTTTGGCGCGGTAGTTCAGGTCAAGAGCGGCATTGGCGCGGTGGTGGTCGCTTTGGCCGTAGCCGCCCGATACGCTGCCGTTCAGACCTAAGCTTTTATCGCGCCGGAACCGGATGTTGATAATACCCGCTCCGCCCTGTGCGTCGAACCGGGCCGAGGGGTTGGTAATGAGTTCAACCTTATCGATACTGCTGGCCGGGGTAGCCCGGAGCAGATTCGCCACATCAGCCGACGACAGGTTGGTCGGTTTGCCGTCGATAAATACGATGGCTCCCTGCTTGCCGGCCATTTTAATGGTCTCATTGGGATCAATAACCACGCCCGGAGCCTCCTGCAACAGTTCATAGGCGGTTTTGCTCTGTGCCGTGGCGTTATCGGCTACGTTCAGCACGGTCTTGTCTATCTGCTGTTCGACGTAGGGTTTCTGCGCCCGAACGTTCACCGCAGCCAGCGTTTGCTCGGAAGCCCGAAGGATTAATGGCTCCAGCGT from Spirosoma montaniterrae encodes:
- a CDS encoding TonB-dependent receptor domain-containing protein; this encodes MARFTTCALFILATLSAMAQTITGTIQDTNRQPAPFAVVKLLRAADSTLATGTITDETGRYTFTNVADGAYRVETSMVGMQTISSSRLTLSGNQPTTLEPLILRASEQTLAAVNVRAQKPYVEQQIDKTVLNVADNATAQSKTAYELLQEAPGVVIDPNETIKMAGKQGAIVFIDGKPTNLSSADVANLLRATPASSIDKVELITNPSARFDAQGGAGIINIRFRRDKSLGLNGSVSGGYGQSDHHRANAALDLNYRAKRVNLFGNLSGTDNFQITNVLLDRLAAGSQFLQRGYDSDGTRAVVYKAGADYFIDARQTLGLVVSGNSSANRFGTYTTTNILNQQQVVDTSLVNRVENPSWNNRVNAALNYRYADTLGLEINLDADVTRFSNTAPNTITSNYFGTDGQPLFGLRNRFDASTTIGIVTLKADGVKEWKARRLKLEAGLKHTDVATDNNLLAFSGLPEQPDLSRTNRFTYREVVSAAYASLNRSAGKWAMQAGLRAEHSDVRGRSTDLLNQRIARPDTGYLNLFPTAFVQYQATQSSLFSVNYGRRINRPSYQDMNPFVYPIDPYTSTRGNPFLRPSYTHNIEAGWTYKWATSLKVSYSRTNQFATDVVQQQGFIAYQTIANVGRVDALNLSISTPYQFTKWWSLYAYAGATWNRFVGQFSATEAFDQRAFAFDGYMQHSFTVSKSWSAQASGFWSAPTKQTVYRIGGLGALNLSLQKKVMQERGKLTLAVDDLLNTMRWRQSADFQSQQFRIDRKWESRRVSIRFSYRFGSNDVKAARDRETGQDAGRIKAKGNL